The sequence below is a genomic window from Paenibacillus sp. DCT19.
GACGAAACCACCCATACTTCCGCTACCAAAAGATATGGCTTATTGTTAGCAGGCATCATTGTCATAGCCGCGACTATGCGTTCACCTATTACAGCAACAGGCCCCGTCGTGGAAATGATCCGTGCAGATACGGGAATCGGGCATACGTTGGCTGGTCTTCTGACCTCACTTCCCTTGCTAGCTTTTGCGGCTGTATCACCGTTTGCACCACGTTTGGCTAAACGACTAGGAATAGAATCTGCACTGTTAATGGCTGTGCTCATTGTAACGATGGGTGTGCTTTTGCGTCTGTTGCCCTCGGTTGTTTCTCTGTATATTGGAACTGGTATTTTGGGGTGTGGCATCGCGTTGAGCAACGTATTGTTGCCGAGTTTAATCAAACGTGACTTTCCACTTCGGGTAGGCATTGTGACCGGGTTATACTCCGTGTCCATGAACATATTTGGTGCAATCTCCTCAGGTGTCAGTGTACCCATCGCCGGAGCAACCTCTATGAGCTGGCGTGCTTCGTTAGGCATATGGGCAGTGTTATCCTTGCTAGCGCTCCTCCTGTGGATACCTCAAGCTACCGCGGGACGTCAACGCCGTCTATACGTTACTTCTTCGAGTGAAAGCACACCTGTGCGTCTACGAACCTCTTCGCTCGCCTGGTTTATTACGTTGTTTATGGGACTACAGTCTTTAATCTTTTATACAACGATTACTTGGCTGCCAGAGATTCTCACCGAGCAAGGTTTCAGTGCGACATCAGCAGGTTGGATACTTTCGCTTATGCAGATGGTGAGCGTACCCGCAACCTTTATCGTTCCAATCCTCGCCGGGCGAACTCAAGATCAACGTATACTGACAACAGTAACGTGTTCGTCGTTAATTATTGGTTACGCCTTATTGTTAACTGGAGTCTCTTTCCTTGTGACTATAGGTGTTATCTTGGCAGGAATAGGCGCTGGAGCTTCGTTTGGATTGGTGACCATGTTCTTCGTCCTTCGTACAAAGGATGCGAGACAAGCCGCCAATCTGTCTGGTATGGCTCAATCCTTCGGATATATGCTCGCAGCTGTTGGCCCATTGCTGTTAGGTATGCTTCATGACTGGACAAAAGGGTGGACTCTGCCTTTATTAGTTCAAGTAGTCCTTGCCGTCGGATTGTTAATCGTAGGCATTCAAGCTAGCAAGAATCGAATGATCGGTTAGTTCCACAAAATTGTATTGTCTGTTCTGTTTAAATAGAACGATAAATAAAACGGCCTCCATCCCGTAAATCCGGAATGGGGGCCGTTATGTTCTCACACTTTCCTTCATTAATACATTCTCAAGAGCAATAAAACTTTACCTTACTTTACTTTAACCGTAATCGTATCCGTGCTGGTCACTCCCGCCGCGTTGATCAGCTCTGCTCGATACGTGTATGTGCCTGATGCCTTACCAGACAATACGCTGACAGCAGTCTGAGCTTGAGGCGTTGCCGCTTTGAGCTCTTGTGTATCGATCAATTGTTCATTTTCATATAGGCGGTATTCCGTGGCATTGGTTCCCCACCACAAGTTCATCGTTACTTTGTAGTTCCCATCCCCATCCCAGTTGTCTTGGGAAAGAATAGCTTTTCCTGGCGATGCATTGGCAACCCGCACAGTCAGTGTCTGACTACGCGTTGTTCCCTTGTCATTCGTTAGCTCAGCTACATACGTATATGTGCCATTGGATTTGCCCGTAATTTTCGTCTGAGCAAATTGTGCCGCAGGAGCATTGTACGTCAGTTTTTGCGTGTCAATTAAAACTCCATCTTCATATAACTTGTAGCCCGTTGCGTTCTCGCCCCACCACAAGTTCATGCTAACTGTGTACGAACCTTCCAGCAGGCCATTGCCACCACCGTTATTGTGAGACAATACAGGTGTTGCCGGCGCTCCTTTTGCAGGAGTTTCCGGTTCAGTCACCGTCGATTGAATGGTCAGCGTAGTGATCGCTGTTCCGGAAAGTCCCTGTTGGTCTTTAACCGTCAATTCAACAGTATATTTACCTGCCGCGCTATCCTCCAACGAAAGATTAAAGCTACCATCAGGTTGTATTTCGAATGAACCCTCTTTATCAATCGAACCATCTTCCTTTTTCACCACATACGAAGCATCCAAGGAAGCCGCTGGATCAAAATCAATGTTCCAGCCATTCGCGAGTGCATCTGCAACCCGGAAATACAAGTCTTCTACACTACCATTAATGACAACAGACTCATCTTGTTTAAATTCCAACGTTTCTGGTGCAGTCACAATAGGAGCTGTTTTCTTCACCAAAAATGGAGGTGTATCTTCTTTGTACGTCTTACCATCAGCACCAAGTGTAGTGATATCCACCGTGTATAAACCATCCGGAATTTCAGTCACTTCGTCGGTAATATAATCGGAATAGTTACCACTCCATGCTAGATTATATCTAGCATTGGCATTGAAGTTGAAATAGTTACCAAAGATAGATCCGATGTATCCATCTTCATAATATCCACCCTCTGGATCAAGACCATCATAGATTTCAATCAGTGCAAACGTCATTGGATTATAAAATTCCATGGCTACATTAAGCGTGTCTAATGTTCCATCAGCCTTCAATGGATAATGGAATGGATTTTTCACATTACCTGTAACTGTTTCAATGTACTTAACCCCACTCAACGTAACGTTGAAATGAGCAACATATGGCACTGTAAAAGTATTCGTTCCATTCGATAATTCAATATATCCTTGCGCCTCTGTTACAGCAGTAACTCCTTGAGGAACGGTAATTGTAACCGCCAGCTCTTCCTCACCATTCAGTGTGAAAGAAGTCTTATCTACAGCAACGGATACTCCTGGAACTGTACGAGTTGGATTAACATTGACTGTGTAATCACCACCACTACCGTTCAGTGCTTCAACTTTAATCGTTTTGGTAACTGTCTTTTCATCTGTTCTCAAAAAGTTACCATAGTTAATACTTCCGGTGATGTTCTCTTTTTCGACAAGCGAGCCACTCTCTGTATATTGTGTTACATCTAGCACTTTAACAAGTGCTACAGGATCAATCGTATTTACAGCCTGGATACGACCTGCACCTTGATCAAACACATCAAATTTGTTCGTATCAAGCACCTTACCATTGTTCATAAGTGCAACTTTGATATCAAACGGTGTCCAATCTGGATGTTTCTCAATCAGCAATGCAATAAGACCTGCTACATGCGGTGTAGCCATACTTGTACCTGTTTTACGATCATAAGCTTGCGTGTAGTCTGCATCAGGCTCGTCTTTGCCGTAAGCCGGAATTGTAGACAGGATACTTGTACCCGGAGCAACGATATCTGGTTTGATATCCAGAGTTACCTTCGCTGGACCACGGGAACTGGATGAATTCATTTCATCGCCTGGTGTTTGATTACGTTCGAAATCACTAAAGCTTACTTCAACAGGTTGTCCCGCATCGAGTGCTGCCTTGATGACCTCTCCATCTTCCTTCGTCATACTCAGTGTTGGAATAAGCTCAAAATTATCTCCCAGACTTACCCCGATTGGCCCTGGAATATTGTTATATACAATAACAGCTACGGCTCCAGCCGATTTAGCATTAGCGATCTTCTCAACAAATGCCAGTTCACCACGCTCTATCAATGCTACTTTTCCTGTAAAATCCTTACCTTCAAACTCAGCCGGTTTACCAAGTCCAGCGAATTCCAACTCATATTCGTCTGTCAAAACCGATTCAGGATCCGCTGACAAACTCCAGCCCATCAGATCGAGTCGATACACTGACTCTGTAACAGCCAGCGGAGCTATTTCCGTTGCAGTCGGAGCAACAACCGATTCCTCTTCTACTGTAACAGCAGCTTCAGTAGAAGCTTCTTCTATGGCAGAAGGCGAAGCTGGTTGAGCATTATCTTGTGTGGCAACCTCTTCTTCATTTAACTCCTCAACATTAGCAGTTGCTTCTGCTGCACTTCCATCTGTCTCTGAATTGGTAGAAACAGCTTCATCTGAAGTCAATGACTCCTCACTTGCTGTACTTTCTTCAGGGGTAGTCACTGCCACTTCTTCCTCAGGTGTGGATAGCTCTGTGCCTTGATCCTGAACAACAGGTACTTCTGTTTCAGGTGCTGTTCCAAGTTCCGGAGACTGCTCTAACTCAGGTTGTTGCTCTGGTAACGTTCCATCGCCCACTTCACCAATTGCAAAATGAGTATTAGCTGTAATCAGCTGGCTAGGCCCAGTCGAGTTACCCACCGTAATAGCCATAGCTGACGCACCAGGAGAACCTAGTGTGTACCGGTTAGGTCCACTGTTACCACTCGCTACTACCGCTGTAACACCAGACAGCATCGCATTGTTAAGGGCTACCGATGTAACATAACTTGGGTCATTCGCTGCATTTCCCAAAGAGAGGTTAATGACATCCATACCATCTTCGACGGAACGGTCTATTCCCCCAAGTACCCAAGAGGTTTGACCACTGCCGTAAGGCCCAAGAACACGATAAGCATAAACATCAGCTTCAGGAGCAACGCCCACAATACCATAATCTCCTGCTTCACGAGCTGCAATTGTACCCGCTACGTGCGTACCATGAGAGGTATAATAAGCACTTCCATTAGCATTAAACTCAGGTTGACCAGAAACTTTCCATTCTTGATAGGTCGCTTCATAAGGATCATTGTCGTTGTCTACAAAATCCCATCCACCCTTGTAAGCTTCCTGCAAGTTCGGGTGCTCGTAATCAATTCCTGTATCAATCACGCCGACTTTGATGCCATTTCCTTTGTAACCCAGATCCCATACTTCAGGCGCACCAATAAAAGGAGCTGTGTCTTTCATATACGGATTGACTTCATCCGTTTCAGGGCCCAGTGTAACTTCCAGATCCGGATAAATACTGACTACACCAGGTATGCGAAGCAATTGTCCCAATTGGTTTCCCTTCACTTCAATGGCTACACCATTCAGGGCATATGCGTAATTTTCCAATACTTCATGTTTGATTTTTTTCTGAGTGAGGCTATGTACAAATGACTGTTGTTGCTGCTCGACTTGAGTCACAGCCTTTGTTTCCATAGAGGAGGTAAAAGATTTTCCTTCGAGGGTTGATTCACCTTGCGCTACAGCGACGGGTTTATCGGAAAGCTCAACGATGACTCGTGTATTCTCTCCGCCTAGACCTTCCAAGCTTTCATCCAAAAATGGATCTGCTGCAAGCCTAGCCTCTCGCCCTGCAAGAATATCCCTCCACTGTTTCGCTTCGGCCTTGCTTGGCATATTCTCAAGCAGAACAACTGAATCTGCGGGAGCGGCTCCAGCCGCTGGTAGAATAATAGAAAACATCATAAGAACACTTAATAACATGGATATCAATCGTTTACTCAAGGCTATGCCCCTCCTTTATAATGTGAATACCTCACCAAATGATGGGTTCCTGCGCTAACAAGCACTGCAATACCTGCGACAATTTCACCTTCCAATCTGCAAGAGGATTGACCCTTGGTAAATTATTCTACCAAAATACCACATTTTCCTTCTAAATAATAACAAAAATGATATAGAAATTACTTATATGGTTCTTATGTACCTAAAAAACATTAAAATTGCATTTTTTGTCGATATCATTCCATGCCGAGTAGGACCAATCAAATAAAGGATCAAAAACCTCTATGAAAGAGGATTCTGATCCCTGGTCATTGTAATGCACAATCCACACAAAGGTTTGACTTGCTAAGGTTGTCCCTAATTCATTTTAATTCACATAACAACTTAATTGCCTTTGTTATCTAAATAACAGGTTTCACCGCTTCCACCCGTAAACGTTTATAATCAGCATAGATCGCATCTTCTTTCCAGAGCTGCGGCACAACGCGTTTGCTTGTTTCGAGACATATCTCCTGGATCTGCTTTGTATCTAGCCCTTGAAAATAATCGCCCCCAAATTGGGACAACCAACCCTCGATTCCCTGTTCTCCATCGGATAGCTTAGTAGGTCGGTCATAATGATAGGCCTGTCGCACCATAAATCCCTGCTTCTCCAAAAGAGAGCTATATTCTCCGATCGTTGGAAAATACCACGGATTTCTAGCAGATGCATCCATACCTGTGCTACGCTCCATCACTTCTTCCAGTGCATGAACAATAATATCAACGTTACCTTTCCCGCCAAACTCAGCCACAAAACGACCTCCAGGCTTCAAAGCATTCCATATGCTGCTGACCACAAGCTCGGGATCACGCATCCAATGTAGAGCGGCATTAGAGAAGATGGCATCAAAAAGCCGGTTTGTCTCAAAATAATGACCGTCCCCTGCCTTAAATTCCAGATGGGGATATTTATCACGCGCACGCCGAATCATATCTGAGGACGCATCAATACCAACTATCTCAACCTCGCACAAAGATATCTCATGTGTTAGATCTCCTGTTCCACAGCCCAAGTCTAATATATATTCCCCCTTCTTAGGCTGTAGCCACGAAATGAGATTTTTGCCGTACCCCGAAACAAAAGCCAGTTTATTGTCGTATTCATCTGCCTTCCATTGATTCAATGACTGCATCTGTACCACCTACGCTTTCATCGTTGATACATGTATTGTGGCACAAAACATCTTATTAATAAAATATATAAATATTATATATATGATAGGTAATAACTATAACAAAATCCTAACGAAGCCTATGCTCCGACGAACCATTGGGGTTCTCATCCCTTGGACGCAAAAAACTTCCCGAAGGAAGTCTTTTTTTCTTACGTCCCAGGAGGGATACTCTCCTTTTAGTCGAGACTGCGAAGTAATCCTAACGATGCCCATGCTCCGACGAACCGCCGGGGTTCTCATCCCTTGAACGCAAAAAAAACTCCCCGAAGGAAGTCTTTTGCTTACGTCCCAGGAGGGATTCGAACCCCCGACCGACGGCTTAGAAGGCCGTTGCTCTATCCTGCTGAGCTACTGAGACAAATATGTATTAAAAAATACCGCGTGATCTCTATTATACGCTCATTTCAATATTTTTCAATACTTTTATGAAAAAATTAATAATTTTCATCATTAATGCTTCAAACAACTCGTTTAACACACTCCACTTTGTCTTCACAATAAATAACACATGTGCAATTAAACTAGCGAATATGATGGCAAAAAGCGGGCACTATGGATATCAAGCCCCACATCTAATGAAATAACCGTAAGATCGGTTTGTGACCTGACCTAATGGGTAATCTTTTGCATACATACTTATGATGAAACGAATAAAGGAGAGATCCGATATGAGACAGTTACTATCCGCATTATCCTACTTTAGCATCTTCTTTGCCCCTTTCCTGTTCCCAATCATTGTGTGGATTGTTGCACGGGATCGTTATATTGAGGGGCACGCCAAGCGAGCTTTATTTTCACACATATTCCCCTTCATAGCGGCAATTCCTTTGATTTACTTTTTCGTGACTGCCCAGAGCGTCGCTTCGGCTTTTGGATTTGTCATTCTATTCTTTATTATTTACGGCCTGAGCTTTGTGTACAATGTGTTCAAGGGAATTCAAGTACTGCGTGAATATGCCTGAACTACCTATGCCATATGGCTCGTAGATAGCACGAAAACCCGCTAAACTCAGCGGGTTTTTTGCTGTATTCCATCCAGATTAAGCTTGACCAACTAAATACCTTTGTAACGTGGGACCGAGCAAGCCAAATGCAAACAATTCACTTTGAAATTTGGCTTTGTCTTCTAACGCAGTCCTCCCTTCACTATTTTCAAATGCCGTTTCAGTAGCATCTTCAAAGGCAGTATGCATATTATTATTGTACCAATCCAGAACAGCATCTGAGTGGTTACGGACAACTCGTACAATCTCCAATGTGTTCGTTGGAGCAGTTGCAGCTACATATACAAGTAAAGAAGGATCTCCTGCGTTTCCAGGTTGCACCTCCACTTCAGCACAAGCCAATCCATCTACTTCGGTTAATCTACGTATTTTAGCATCCTGAATTGCATACATTCCTTATCGCGCTCCTTTGTTCATTCATGTACTTTGTTCAATGACAGAACGGGTTTCCGGTGTTCCTAACTGATAAATTTCCCGATACACTCGCTGTAATACTTCTTCGTAGGCACGGTTCACAGACTCCTCAGGAGTATCAGGCCAAGGGAACACCATTCCCGGAAAGGCCTCTTCTTCTTTTTCCTGCATCAGTTGAAGAAGCCCTCTTAAATGCTCAGCCTCCTGAGGTGTCGCCTGAATGACCCACTCATAGGTTGAAGTGTGCTGATCAGGCAACACGGAACGCCCAACCACGGATACATAATAGGTGGTACCTTCCATCACAATTCTCTCCTTCACAGCATGCTTGAGGCTGTTATCCCTAGAGGTAGTTTCCGAAGAGGACAGACATTTTATGCCTACTTTCGGCATATATTTGTTACGAACTCTGACGGAAACGAACATATTGGCAGAGCTTAGCTCTGCAAACACCACTCAGATCAACGACTCGACTAAGAAAGGATGAACAACCATGTGCGGTATAACCGGCTTCATACAGTGGAATCGGGATTTGACCCAGGAATCGGAGCTGCTGGTCCGAATGACGGACAGTTTGTCGAACCGAGGACCTGACGCTTCAGGTACATGGATTTCCAATCCTTGTGCTTTTGGACATCGGCGACTCAGCGTAATGGATCCAGAGAACGGAGCTCAGCCGATGCATGCGTTACAAGGAGACACCTCCTATACCGTTGTGTATAACGGAGAACTATACAATGCTCCCGAACTTAAAAAGGAACTGCTTCAGCGTGGGCATCACTTCCGCACGCAATGTGATACAGAAGTATTGCTCGCCTCTTACATCGAATGGGGACCGGCTTGTGTTGACCGGTTTAACGGCATATTTGCTTTTGCTATCTGGGACGGCGGACGCGAGCAGGTATTTATGGCGAGAGACCGGCTTGGCGTCAAACCTCTTTTTTACAGCAATGAAAAAGATGCTCTCGTGTTCGGCTCTGAGCCCAAATCACTATTGCATCATCCAGATGTAGAAGCTGCTGTAGGGCCGGAAGGGCTGGCAGAAGTATTTATTGTTGGCCCTGCGCGGACACCGGGACACGGCGTGTACTCTTCTCTTCACGAACTGAAACCTGCTCATGCACTTATCTTCAACAGGAACGGAATCCGAACCTACCCTTATTGGAAGCTGGAAAGCGTACCCCATGAGCATGATCTAGACGCAACAGCGGCCGAAGTACGTCGTTTGTTACAAGATACCTTGGAGCGCCAACTCGCCTCTGATGTTCCGGTATGTTCTCTCTTATCCGGAGGTCTCGATTCCAGTGCTCTGTCAGCACTCGCAGTAGACTATTACAATCGGACCGGTCAAGGCCAAGTGAGCACATATTCGGTTGATTATGTCGATAACGCGAAGCA
It includes:
- a CDS encoding MFS transporter; translated protein: MSPSTQQSSSVHDETTHTSATKRYGLLLAGIIVIAATMRSPITATGPVVEMIRADTGIGHTLAGLLTSLPLLAFAAVSPFAPRLAKRLGIESALLMAVLIVTMGVLLRLLPSVVSLYIGTGILGCGIALSNVLLPSLIKRDFPLRVGIVTGLYSVSMNIFGAISSGVSVPIAGATSMSWRASLGIWAVLSLLALLLWIPQATAGRQRRLYVTSSSESTPVRLRTSSLAWFITLFMGLQSLIFYTTITWLPEILTEQGFSATSAGWILSLMQMVSVPATFIVPILAGRTQDQRILTTVTCSSLIIGYALLLTGVSFLVTIGVILAGIGAGASFGLVTMFFVLRTKDARQAANLSGMAQSFGYMLAAVGPLLLGMLHDWTKGWTLPLLVQVVLAVGLLIVGIQASKNRMIG
- a CDS encoding S8 family serine peptidase, which encodes MSKRLISMLLSVLMMFSIILPAAGAAPADSVVLLENMPSKAEAKQWRDILAGREARLAADPFLDESLEGLGGENTRVIVELSDKPVAVAQGESTLEGKSFTSSMETKAVTQVEQQQQSFVHSLTQKKIKHEVLENYAYALNGVAIEVKGNQLGQLLRIPGVVSIYPDLEVTLGPETDEVNPYMKDTAPFIGAPEVWDLGYKGNGIKVGVIDTGIDYEHPNLQEAYKGGWDFVDNDNDPYEATYQEWKVSGQPEFNANGSAYYTSHGTHVAGTIAAREAGDYGIVGVAPEADVYAYRVLGPYGSGQTSWVLGGIDRSVEDGMDVINLSLGNAANDPSYVTSVALNNAMLSGVTAVVASGNSGPNRYTLGSPGASAMAITVGNSTGPSQLITANTHFAIGEVGDGTLPEQQPELEQSPELGTAPETEVPVVQDQGTELSTPEEEVAVTTPEESTASEESLTSDEAVSTNSETDGSAAEATANVEELNEEEVATQDNAQPASPSAIEEASTEAAVTVEEESVVAPTATEIAPLAVTESVYRLDLMGWSLSADPESVLTDEYELEFAGLGKPAEFEGKDFTGKVALIERGELAFVEKIANAKSAGAVAVIVYNNIPGPIGVSLGDNFELIPTLSMTKEDGEVIKAALDAGQPVEVSFSDFERNQTPGDEMNSSSSRGPAKVTLDIKPDIVAPGTSILSTIPAYGKDEPDADYTQAYDRKTGTSMATPHVAGLIALLIEKHPDWTPFDIKVALMNNGKVLDTNKFDVFDQGAGRIQAVNTIDPVALVKVLDVTQYTESGSLVEKENITGSINYGNFLRTDEKTVTKTIKVEALNGSGGDYTVNVNPTRTVPGVSVAVDKTSFTLNGEEELAVTITVPQGVTAVTEAQGYIELSNGTNTFTVPYVAHFNVTLSGVKYIETVTGNVKNPFHYPLKADGTLDTLNVAMEFYNPMTFALIEIYDGLDPEGGYYEDGYIGSIFGNYFNFNANARYNLAWSGNYSDYITDEVTEIPDGLYTVDITTLGADGKTYKEDTPPFLVKKTAPIVTAPETLEFKQDESVVINGSVEDLYFRVADALANGWNIDFDPAASLDASYVVKKEDGSIDKEGSFEIQPDGSFNLSLEDSAAGKYTVELTVKDQQGLSGTAITTLTIQSTVTEPETPAKGAPATPVLSHNNGGGNGLLEGSYTVSMNLWWGENATGYKLYEDGVLIDTQKLTYNAPAAQFAQTKITGKSNGTYTYVAELTNDKGTTRSQTLTVRVANASPGKAILSQDNWDGDGNYKVTMNLWWGTNATEYRLYENEQLIDTQELKAATPQAQTAVSVLSGKASGTYTYRAELINAAGVTSTDTITVKVK
- a CDS encoding trans-aconitate 2-methyltransferase; the protein is MQSLNQWKADEYDNKLAFVSGYGKNLISWLQPKKGEYILDLGCGTGDLTHEISLCEVEIVGIDASSDMIRRARDKYPHLEFKAGDGHYFETNRLFDAIFSNAALHWMRDPELVVSSIWNALKPGGRFVAEFGGKGNVDIIVHALEEVMERSTGMDASARNPWYFPTIGEYSSLLEKQGFMVRQAYHYDRPTKLSDGEQGIEGWLSQFGGDYFQGLDTKQIQEICLETSKRVVPQLWKEDAIYADYKRLRVEAVKPVI
- a CDS encoding DUF4870 domain-containing protein, whose product is MRQLLSALSYFSIFFAPFLFPIIVWIVARDRYIEGHAKRALFSHIFPFIAAIPLIYFFVTAQSVASAFGFVILFFIIYGLSFVYNVFKGIQVLREYA